From one Tsukamurella tyrosinosolvens genomic stretch:
- a CDS encoding DUF6283 family protein, translating into MSSSIDGPAPRPCESCPYRSDVPSGIWSPGDYAKLERYDAETYDQPQAVFRCHQLGVEDPRARMCAGWVGCHGWELLALRLWAGDQNPRTDDQLTAVIEYRSPVPLFATGGEAAAHGMRDIENPSPEAVALIEKVTRLRPEVQQD; encoded by the coding sequence GTGAGCAGTTCGATCGACGGTCCGGCCCCGCGGCCGTGCGAATCGTGTCCGTACCGGAGCGACGTGCCGTCCGGGATCTGGTCGCCCGGCGATTACGCCAAGCTCGAACGCTACGACGCGGAGACGTATGACCAGCCGCAAGCGGTGTTTCGGTGTCACCAGCTCGGGGTCGAAGACCCCCGTGCCCGCATGTGCGCGGGCTGGGTCGGCTGCCACGGCTGGGAGCTGCTCGCTCTGCGTCTGTGGGCCGGCGACCAGAATCCGCGCACGGACGACCAACTCACAGCGGTGATCGAGTACCGCTCCCCCGTTCCGCTCTTCGCCACCGGCGGCGAGGCGGCGGCGCACGGGATGCGCGACATCGAGAACCCGAGCCCGGAGGCGGTCGCCTTGATCGAGAAGGTCACGCGCCTTCGCCCCGAGGTGCAGCAGGACTGA
- a CDS encoding HNH endonuclease family protein, protein MAEAKKSSSKFSAAGKLLLVAVGILVIALGASSIVSKVGVNAGSVFGGLTKSGSTAAAGAGAGAVSSGTGTYSPDPSTLAVSSASPGKKYQRAAFGESWTDKVDVEGGGNGCDTRNDILHRDLTNKTYVKTSKCPYAIATGTLADPYTGRAISFTRGAETSSTVQVDHLVALENAWDSGAWAWDVAQRTRIANDPANLLASDGSANMSKGSKTADRWLPPNPGFQCRYVKLQIMVKNKYRLTVTASEKATMQRFAGRC, encoded by the coding sequence ATGGCGGAAGCGAAGAAGTCCAGTTCGAAGTTCTCGGCGGCCGGCAAGTTGCTGCTCGTCGCTGTCGGCATCCTCGTGATCGCGCTCGGAGCGAGCTCGATCGTGTCGAAGGTCGGGGTGAACGCCGGGTCCGTGTTCGGCGGCCTCACGAAGTCGGGATCGACGGCCGCGGCCGGAGCCGGCGCGGGGGCCGTCTCGAGTGGGACCGGAACCTACAGCCCCGACCCGTCGACTCTCGCCGTGTCGAGCGCGAGCCCGGGGAAGAAGTACCAGAGAGCAGCCTTCGGCGAATCGTGGACGGACAAGGTCGACGTCGAGGGCGGCGGCAACGGGTGCGATACCCGCAACGACATCTTGCACAGGGACCTGACCAACAAGACGTACGTCAAGACCTCCAAGTGCCCCTACGCGATCGCCACCGGAACCCTCGCCGATCCGTACACCGGCCGCGCGATCTCCTTCACACGCGGAGCCGAAACGTCGAGCACCGTGCAGGTCGACCATCTCGTTGCGCTCGAGAACGCCTGGGACTCCGGCGCGTGGGCGTGGGACGTGGCGCAGCGGACTCGGATCGCCAACGATCCTGCGAATCTTCTGGCTTCGGACGGCAGCGCCAACATGAGCAAGGGGTCCAAGACGGCTGACCGGTGGCTGCCCCCGAACCCCGGATTCCAATGCCGCTACGTCAAGCTTCAGATCATGGTCAAGAACAAGTACCGGCTCACGGTCACTGCTTCGGAGAAGGCGACCATGCAGCGCTTCGCCGGCCGCTGTTGA
- a CDS encoding helicase HerA domain-containing protein, translated as MTTRASTSRPRGDVIELADGVELPLDVVTATIAVLANRGGGKSSFTHLLVERMYDMGLPVIVIDVKGDWYGIRSDAAGDGPGLPFTIFGGDHGDIEIEPGDGDALARLLVKDRIPAVIDLSHMSKGKAHSFATAFAESLYRYNRDPLHLVVEEADVLIPQRQSADTARLIGAMEDLAKRGRTRGIGMTVVSQRPQEVAKSVLDLMETVVLLRMSGPRTIKAIQEWISVNNDRSSDTAKEVISSLPTLETGTGWVWSPSFLGILTRAQFPLFRTFDSHVTPRVGEIRKVPRTRADIDLARITTDIVAARDTVSGASGRARGASPAQRQALDAANQRADDLTRRLTESENTVQSLQRRVAELESAVAADRTRQVLRSAVEALSGALDALDAAEPTKKPVVAENLEPAPGGAERTVNRPAAPVPAPRRAPASARAQGVDVPKFPTGAARMIESLARMAPLRLTQRQWAVAAHLKQKGGTWSNYVSLLRRAGLLDETSAGVTLTDKAWDLVGRNQPPLSAQELQAHYLDVLPTGAARMLEAVMNAYPAAAPRAQVATEANIEIGGGTFSNYLSLLRKNGLVETTRESIQATEILMHGASMGG; from the coding sequence GTGACCACACGCGCGAGTACCAGTCGGCCCCGAGGTGACGTGATCGAGCTCGCCGATGGAGTCGAGCTCCCACTCGACGTCGTCACGGCGACCATCGCGGTGCTGGCCAACCGTGGCGGGGGCAAGAGCTCCTTCACACACCTGCTCGTCGAGCGGATGTACGACATGGGGTTGCCCGTGATCGTCATCGACGTCAAGGGCGACTGGTACGGAATCCGGTCCGACGCCGCGGGCGACGGACCGGGCCTGCCTTTCACCATCTTCGGTGGCGACCACGGAGACATCGAGATCGAGCCGGGCGACGGCGATGCCCTCGCCCGGCTCCTCGTCAAAGACCGCATCCCCGCGGTGATCGACCTCTCACACATGAGCAAGGGCAAGGCGCACAGCTTCGCGACCGCCTTCGCCGAGAGCCTCTACCGGTACAACCGCGACCCTCTGCACCTGGTCGTCGAAGAGGCCGACGTGCTCATCCCGCAGCGCCAGTCGGCGGACACCGCGCGCCTGATCGGCGCCATGGAAGACCTGGCCAAGCGCGGGCGCACGCGAGGTATCGGCATGACCGTCGTGAGCCAGCGCCCCCAGGAAGTCGCGAAGAGCGTGCTCGACCTCATGGAGACCGTCGTGCTCCTTCGCATGTCCGGGCCGCGCACGATCAAGGCGATCCAGGAGTGGATCAGCGTCAACAACGACCGGAGCTCGGACACCGCGAAGGAGGTCATCAGCTCGCTGCCGACCCTCGAGACCGGTACCGGCTGGGTGTGGTCACCGAGCTTCCTCGGCATCCTCACACGTGCGCAGTTCCCGCTCTTCCGCACATTCGACTCGCACGTCACCCCGAGGGTCGGCGAGATCCGCAAGGTGCCACGGACTCGCGCGGACATCGACCTCGCACGGATCACCACCGACATCGTCGCAGCACGGGACACAGTCTCCGGGGCTTCCGGGCGCGCCCGCGGCGCATCACCCGCGCAACGACAGGCCCTCGACGCCGCGAACCAGCGCGCCGACGACCTCACGCGTCGACTCACCGAGAGCGAGAACACCGTCCAGAGCCTGCAGCGCCGCGTCGCCGAGCTCGAATCGGCGGTCGCGGCCGATCGGACCCGCCAGGTTCTTCGTTCCGCTGTCGAGGCGCTGAGCGGCGCGCTCGACGCTCTGGACGCCGCCGAGCCGACCAAGAAGCCCGTGGTCGCCGAGAACCTCGAGCCCGCTCCCGGTGGAGCGGAGCGCACCGTGAATCGGCCGGCGGCCCCTGTGCCGGCGCCCCGCCGTGCGCCGGCATCAGCGCGCGCTCAGGGAGTCGATGTTCCCAAGTTCCCGACGGGCGCGGCCAGGATGATCGAATCGCTCGCACGTATGGCCCCGCTGCGGCTGACACAGCGACAGTGGGCGGTCGCCGCGCATCTGAAGCAGAAGGGCGGCACCTGGAGCAACTATGTCAGCCTGCTCCGCAGAGCCGGCCTGCTCGACGAGACCTCCGCGGGGGTCACCCTCACGGACAAGGCTTGGGACCTCGTCGGTCGAAACCAGCCCCCGCTGAGCGCGCAGGAGCTCCAGGCCCACTACCTCGACGTGCTCCCCACCGGCGCGGCGCGCATGCTCGAAGCGGTGATGAACGCCTACCCGGCGGCGGCGCCGCGGGCCCAGGTCGCCACGGAGGCGAACATCGAGATCGGCGGAGGAACGTTCAGCAACTACCTGTCGCTGCTGCGCAAGAACGGCCTGGTCGAGACGACCCGGGAGTCGATCCAGGCGACCGAGATCCTCATGCACGGCGCGTCGATGGGCGGCTGA
- a CDS encoding LppX_LprAFG lipoprotein yields MNKTNALAPLTRIATGLGVVVLATTLVACGPDEATAAPAASASPSPVALPSESASPETSGAAAQASGADASSLIDEAAKSARILRSVRAEYSTTGIENLLAKSYAAEITTTPSVASRGTANLKIQGAYRQSDFRTIDGKLWIKGTDGKFVDAGPARGKFDPAVLLDPQRGLAALIASTESAKIDGGPAKLDGKDTVKVAGTLPTAAAAVLVPRESLGERDEVPVTLWFTPNKPNDLVQLIIKAGDSSITLKLSKGEPFTIAAG; encoded by the coding sequence ATGAACAAGACCAATGCCCTCGCTCCCCTGACGCGCATCGCCACCGGTCTCGGTGTCGTCGTTCTCGCGACGACGCTCGTCGCCTGCGGTCCCGACGAGGCCACCGCCGCGCCGGCAGCCTCTGCATCGCCCTCCCCCGTCGCGCTCCCGTCCGAGAGCGCCTCTCCCGAAACATCAGGGGCCGCCGCGCAGGCTTCGGGCGCTGATGCATCGAGCCTGATCGACGAAGCAGCGAAGTCGGCTCGCATCCTGCGATCGGTGCGTGCCGAGTACTCGACGACCGGGATCGAGAACCTGCTCGCCAAGTCCTACGCGGCCGAGATCACGACCACGCCGTCGGTCGCCTCACGGGGCACCGCGAATCTGAAGATCCAGGGCGCATACCGGCAGTCCGACTTCCGCACGATCGACGGAAAGCTCTGGATCAAGGGCACGGACGGCAAGTTCGTCGACGCTGGCCCGGCCCGCGGGAAGTTCGACCCTGCGGTTCTCCTCGACCCGCAGCGCGGCCTCGCGGCGCTGATCGCCTCGACCGAGTCAGCGAAGATCGACGGCGGCCCGGCGAAGCTCGACGGTAAGGACACCGTCAAGGTGGCCGGCACGCTCCCCACCGCCGCGGCCGCGGTGCTGGTCCCCCGCGAATCGCTGGGCGAACGCGACGAGGTGCCGGTCACGCTCTGGTTCACGCCGAACAAGCCGAATGACCTCGTCCAGCTCATCATCAAGGCCGGCGACAGCTCGATCACGCTCAAGCTGAGCAAGGGCGAGCCCTTCACCATCGCCGCCGGCTGA